A genomic segment from Micromonospora echinaurantiaca encodes:
- a CDS encoding DinB family protein, giving the protein MPFPEPTAPAASRAEVFLRYLDYFRESLLAKVCALPEEELRRSRVASGWTPLELLKHLRFVELRWIEWGFQGRDVAEPWGDRRGDRWHVAAEETRDELVAALRAQGAHTTAVVSGNDLAAVGAPGPRWAGADPATLERVLFHLVQEYARHLGHLDIVAELAGGPTGE; this is encoded by the coding sequence ATGCCGTTTCCCGAGCCCACCGCCCCGGCGGCCAGCCGTGCCGAGGTGTTCCTGCGCTACCTCGACTACTTCCGGGAGAGCCTGCTGGCCAAGGTCTGCGCACTGCCCGAGGAGGAACTGCGGCGCAGCCGGGTGGCGTCCGGCTGGACCCCGCTGGAGCTGCTGAAGCACCTGCGGTTCGTGGAGCTGCGCTGGATCGAGTGGGGGTTCCAGGGCCGCGACGTCGCCGAGCCGTGGGGCGACCGGCGCGGCGACCGCTGGCACGTCGCCGCCGAGGAGACCCGCGACGAACTGGTGGCCGCGCTGCGCGCCCAGGGCGCGCACACCACCGCCGTGGTCAGCGGCAACGACCTGGCGGCGGTCGGCGCGCCGGGCCCGCGGTGGGCCGGCGCCGACCCGGCGACCCTGGAGCGGGTGCTGTTCCACCTGGTCCAGGAGTACGCCCGCCACCTCGGGCACCTGGACATCGTCGCCGAACTGGCCGGCGGCCCGACGGGGGAGTGA
- a CDS encoding Hsp20/alpha crystallin family protein: protein MLMRTDPFREIDRLAEQFFGTTARPAVMHVDAYRDGDYFYAAFDLPGVDPDSIDCTVERNVLTVRAERRRPTGDKVELVAAERPMGTFSRQLFLGDTLDTDKLEAGYDNGVLTLRIPIAERAKPRRISITANGNGRRQINA, encoded by the coding sequence ATGCTGATGCGCACCGACCCGTTCCGTGAGATCGACCGGCTCGCCGAGCAATTCTTCGGCACCACCGCCCGTCCGGCCGTGATGCACGTGGACGCCTACCGCGACGGCGACTACTTCTACGCCGCGTTCGACCTGCCCGGCGTCGACCCGGACAGCATCGACTGCACTGTGGAGCGCAACGTGCTGACCGTCCGCGCCGAGCGCCGCCGGCCCACCGGCGACAAGGTCGAACTCGTCGCCGCCGAGCGCCCGATGGGCACCTTCAGCCGGCAGCTGTTCCTCGGCGACACCCTCGACACCGACAAGCTCGAGGCCGGCTACGACAACGGGGTGCTGACGCTGCGCATCCCGATCGCCGAGCGGGCCAAGCCGCGGCGGATCAGCATCACCGCCAACGGCAACGGCCGCAGGCAGATCAACGCCTGA
- a CDS encoding DUF2087 domain-containing protein translates to MTTQALAGALADDVRRQVFAAIVLGAVDAPAVADRTGLAARPVVTAIRRLREAGLVTGDDSDLRVDADRLREAARTDQPARPAQEPEQRILRTFLRDGALVALPAQRGRRRVLLAHIADSFEPGVRYPERAVDDALRAWCAGGGSDHVTLRRYLVDECLLAREQGVYWRTGA, encoded by the coding sequence ATGACGACGCAGGCTCTGGCGGGGGCGCTCGCCGACGACGTACGGCGGCAGGTCTTCGCGGCGATCGTGCTCGGCGCCGTGGACGCCCCGGCGGTGGCCGACCGGACCGGGCTGGCGGCGCGGCCGGTCGTCACGGCGATCCGCCGGCTGCGCGAAGCCGGCCTGGTCACCGGCGACGACAGCGACCTGCGGGTGGACGCCGACCGGCTGCGCGAGGCGGCCCGCACCGACCAGCCGGCCCGGCCGGCGCAGGAGCCGGAGCAGCGGATCCTGCGCACGTTCCTGCGCGACGGGGCGCTGGTCGCCCTGCCGGCGCAGCGCGGCCGGCGGCGGGTGCTGCTGGCGCACATCGCCGACAGCTTCGAGCCGGGCGTGCGCTACCCGGAGCGGGCGGTGGACGACGCGCTGCGCGCCTGGTGCGCCGGCGGCGGCTCCGACCACGTGACCCTGCGGCGGTACCTGGTCGACGAGTGCCTGCTCGCCCGGGAACAGGGCGTCTACTGGCGCACCGGCGCCTGA
- a CDS encoding HNH endonuclease has translation MLSQVTGLSRHFTEETLRAYLLSRAVRRDDGCLIVRGYGSRRGGYQKLAGRAWAHVAAFAVLVGGYDPALGVHHLCGVPDCIEPTHLRQVTHAESCRGRRQHPRCRNGHDREVDPATGRYRKVCRVCNRDAQKRWRERQAAQVAEARAGHGRSTPTNP, from the coding sequence GTGCTGTCGCAGGTGACCGGGCTGTCCCGGCATTTCACCGAGGAGACCCTCCGGGCCTACCTGCTGAGCCGCGCGGTGCGCCGGGACGACGGCTGCCTGATCGTCCGCGGCTACGGCAGCCGGCGCGGCGGGTACCAGAAGCTCGCCGGTCGGGCGTGGGCGCACGTCGCCGCCTTCGCCGTCCTCGTCGGCGGCTACGACCCGGCGCTCGGCGTGCACCACCTGTGCGGGGTGCCGGACTGCATCGAGCCGACCCACCTGCGCCAGGTCACCCACGCCGAGAGTTGCCGCGGCCGGCGGCAGCACCCCCGGTGCCGTAACGGCCACGACCGGGAGGTCGATCCGGCGACCGGCCGCTACCGGAAGGTGTGCCGGGTCTGCAACCGCGACGCCCAGAAGCGGTGGCGCGAACGCCAGGCGGCGCAGGTCGCCGAGGCACGTGCCGGCCACGGCCGGTCCACGCCGACGAATCCCTGA
- a CDS encoding GNAT family N-acetyltransferase, whose amino-acid sequence MTTPTRVAWTIGPARPDRSDAAVLLEEYFEEMVRRYHRRPVRPGEVAAAMAESPSGDLVPPAGVFLVATYHDRPAGCAGLRLLPGWAELTRLYVRSAYRGRGGGAALLADVEQRARAAGADRIRLDTRNDLVEARALYARHGYVEIPPYSAGQYAEHWFEKLLPELTTVASRAITEEEVESSRLNLTPSARRTEEARPC is encoded by the coding sequence GTGACGACGCCTACCCGGGTGGCCTGGACGATCGGCCCGGCCCGGCCCGACCGGTCCGACGCCGCGGTCCTGCTCGAGGAGTACTTCGAGGAGATGGTCCGCCGCTACCATCGCCGACCCGTCCGCCCGGGCGAGGTCGCCGCCGCGATGGCCGAATCGCCGAGCGGTGACCTGGTGCCACCGGCCGGGGTCTTTCTGGTCGCGACGTACCACGACCGTCCGGCCGGGTGCGCCGGGCTGCGGCTGCTGCCCGGCTGGGCGGAGCTGACCCGGCTCTACGTCCGCTCGGCGTACCGGGGGCGGGGTGGTGGGGCGGCGCTGCTCGCCGACGTCGAGCAGCGGGCCCGCGCCGCCGGGGCCGACCGGATCCGGCTGGACACCCGCAACGACCTGGTCGAGGCCCGCGCCCTGTACGCCCGGCACGGCTACGTCGAGATCCCCCCGTACTCAGCCGGCCAGTACGCCGAGCACTGGTTCGAAAAGCTCCTGCCCGAGTTGACGACGGTCGCTTCCCGCGCTATCACAGAGGAGGAAGTTGAGTCGTCCAGACTCAACCTGACACCTTCGGCCAGGAGAACCGAGGAGGCACGACCATGCTGA
- a CDS encoding tyrosine-type recombinase/integrase — protein sequence MISPGAPALPRPSAPPALPGGSTDFTEAWLRNRRLSEHTRQAYRRDIAGWLAWCAACELDPLRANFLHVNEYGRTLESTLAVRTGRPLTPATVARKLSALSSWYDFLVKLGAVAANPVAGADRPRIDRDHSATVGLTPEEVDALLAAAEADAGPTAPRNRAAIALLADLGLRVGELVSLDLADLGAERGHRSVRFVGKGGKARRRALTPGTAYAVDAYLAQRAAAQGVPVTQLAGPLLVTASGARLDRHSVFRLVRRLARAAGIPAWAQLSPHSLRHAFATTARAEGVPLEDVQDAMGHADPRTTRRYDRDRHNLDRDPAYVIWAARSRRRG from the coding sequence ATGATCTCCCCGGGCGCCCCGGCGCTGCCCCGCCCGTCGGCCCCGCCCGCCCTACCGGGGGGTTCCACCGACTTCACCGAGGCGTGGCTGCGCAACCGGCGGCTCAGCGAGCACACCCGGCAGGCGTACCGGCGGGACATCGCCGGCTGGCTGGCCTGGTGCGCCGCCTGCGAGCTGGACCCGCTGCGGGCGAACTTCCTGCACGTCAACGAGTACGGCCGGACGCTGGAGTCGACGCTGGCGGTGCGCACCGGCCGCCCGCTGACCCCGGCCACCGTGGCCCGCAAGCTCTCCGCGCTGTCCAGCTGGTACGACTTCCTGGTCAAGCTCGGGGCGGTGGCGGCCAACCCGGTGGCCGGCGCGGACCGGCCGCGCATCGACCGGGACCACTCGGCCACGGTCGGGCTCACCCCGGAGGAGGTCGACGCGCTGCTCGCCGCCGCCGAGGCCGACGCCGGGCCCACCGCGCCGCGCAACCGCGCCGCGATCGCGCTCCTGGCCGACCTCGGGCTGCGGGTCGGCGAACTGGTCTCGCTGGACCTGGCCGACCTGGGCGCCGAGCGGGGACACCGCAGCGTCCGGTTCGTCGGCAAGGGCGGCAAGGCCCGCCGCCGGGCGCTCACCCCCGGCACCGCGTACGCCGTGGACGCCTACCTGGCCCAGCGGGCCGCCGCCCAGGGCGTGCCGGTGACCCAGCTGGCCGGGCCGCTGCTGGTCACCGCCAGCGGCGCCCGGCTCGACCGGCACTCGGTGTTCCGGCTGGTGCGCCGGCTGGCCCGGGCCGCCGGCATCCCGGCCTGGGCGCAGCTGTCGCCGCACTCGCTGCGGCACGCCTTCGCCACCACCGCCCGCGCCGAGGGCGTCCCGCTGGAGGACGTCCAGGACGCGATGGGGCACGCCGACCCGCGTACCACCCGCCGCTACGACCGGGACCGGCACAACCTCGACCGCGACCCGGCCTACGTGATCTGGGCGGCCCGGTCCCGCCGCCGCGGCTGA
- a CDS encoding MFS transporter: MTHPLRVRSFRLLFLSRTVSAVGDAVVPAALALAVLRATGSPGALALVLACATVPRLLLLPLGGVLADRFDARRVAIAADLVRCAAQLVVGVELLGDPGLTPIAVATAIGGAAGAFALPTAAPLVAATVTPAQRQPANALVGVTANASRLAGPALAGALIWAAGPGWAFLFDAATFAVSAALLAAVRIRHVPLPAPSLRTDLAHGWREVRARDWYWTSLVAHGVWNGAAAVLMTLGPAVAVHRLGGEGVWVLLLQAGAVGMLAGSLLAARVRPRRPVLLANLALAGYAAPLALLAVAAPAPLVIAAYGLALTALGYLNPVWETVVQHEFPPQVLARVTSYDWLVSLAATPLGYALAPVAARAFGDAAPLLTAGLLVLVACAGTAAVPGVRRLALAPRDDLAATAR, from the coding sequence GTGACCCATCCCCTGCGCGTGCGTTCCTTCCGGCTGCTCTTCCTCAGCCGTACCGTCTCGGCCGTCGGCGACGCCGTGGTGCCCGCCGCCCTCGCCCTGGCCGTGCTCCGCGCGACCGGCTCCCCCGGCGCGCTGGCCCTGGTGCTGGCCTGCGCCACCGTCCCCCGTCTGCTTCTGCTGCCGCTCGGCGGCGTGCTCGCCGACCGGTTCGACGCCCGCCGGGTCGCGATCGCTGCCGACCTGGTCCGGTGCGCCGCGCAACTCGTCGTCGGCGTCGAGCTCCTCGGCGATCCGGGCCTGACCCCGATCGCGGTGGCCACCGCGATCGGCGGCGCCGCGGGCGCGTTCGCCCTGCCCACCGCCGCACCCCTGGTCGCCGCCACGGTCACCCCGGCCCAGCGGCAACCGGCCAACGCGCTCGTCGGCGTCACCGCCAACGCCAGCCGGCTCGCCGGCCCGGCGCTGGCCGGCGCGCTGATCTGGGCCGCCGGGCCGGGCTGGGCCTTCCTGTTCGACGCCGCCACGTTCGCGGTCAGCGCCGCTCTGCTCGCCGCCGTCCGGATCCGGCACGTGCCGCTGCCCGCCCCGTCCCTGCGCACCGACCTGGCGCACGGTTGGCGGGAGGTGCGCGCCCGCGACTGGTACTGGACCAGCCTGGTCGCCCACGGCGTGTGGAACGGCGCCGCCGCCGTGCTGATGACCCTCGGGCCCGCGGTGGCCGTGCACCGCCTCGGCGGCGAGGGCGTCTGGGTGCTGCTGCTGCAGGCCGGGGCGGTCGGCATGCTCGCCGGGTCGCTGCTGGCCGCGCGGGTACGGCCGCGCCGTCCGGTGCTGCTGGCCAACCTCGCCCTGGCCGGGTACGCGGCGCCGCTGGCGCTGCTGGCCGTCGCCGCCCCCGCCCCGCTGGTGATCGCCGCGTACGGGCTGGCGCTCACCGCCCTCGGCTACCTCAACCCGGTCTGGGAGACCGTCGTGCAGCACGAGTTCCCGCCGCAGGTGCTCGCCCGGGTCACCTCGTACGACTGGCTGGTCTCGCTGGCCGCGACGCCGCTCGGCTATGCCCTCGCTCCGGTCGCGGCGCGGGCGTTCGGCGACGCCGCGCCGTTGCTCACGGCCGGCCTGCTGGTGCTGGTGGCCTGCGCCGGCACCGCGGCCGTGCCCGGCGTACGCCGACTGGCCCTGGCCCCGCGCGACGACCTCGCGGCCACCGCGCGGTGA
- a CDS encoding VOC family protein: MTATADLAMVNLDSSDPAAHAAFYHRVLGWEVTHSQPEYAMISSGGVAIGFGLVEGYRPPSWPDPSGGKRYHLDLYVDDLAVAEKEFLAAGASKPEFQPGDGRWVVLVDPIGQPFCICPRPQG; the protein is encoded by the coding sequence ATGACAGCGACAGCCGATCTCGCCATGGTCAACCTCGACAGCTCCGACCCCGCCGCGCACGCGGCGTTCTACCACCGGGTACTCGGCTGGGAGGTGACCCACAGCCAGCCCGAGTACGCCATGATCAGCAGCGGTGGTGTGGCCATCGGCTTCGGGCTGGTCGAGGGCTACCGCCCGCCGTCCTGGCCGGACCCCTCCGGTGGCAAGCGCTACCACCTCGACCTGTACGTCGACGACCTGGCGGTGGCCGAGAAGGAGTTCCTGGCCGCGGGGGCGTCGAAGCCGGAGTTCCAGCCCGGCGACGGGCGGTGGGTGGTGCTGGTGGACCCGATCGGGCAGCCGTTCTGCATCTGCCCCCGCCCGCAGGGCTGA
- a CDS encoding cupin domain-containing protein, producing MRAEPIDLAAALAGFTQLWSPRIVTRVNDYDVRIAKVAGEHVWHTHDDTDEFFLVLEGELRIASRDGEGGAEREVVLPRGSVHVVPRGVAHRPSSPGGASILMFEPSGTSSVGDRHDPVPEHVDATTGHPL from the coding sequence ATGAGAGCCGAGCCGATCGACCTGGCCGCCGCGCTGGCCGGGTTCACCCAGCTGTGGAGCCCCCGGATCGTCACCCGGGTCAACGACTACGACGTGCGGATCGCCAAGGTGGCCGGTGAGCACGTCTGGCACACCCACGACGACACCGACGAGTTCTTCCTGGTGCTGGAGGGCGAGTTGCGCATCGCGTCGCGTGACGGGGAGGGCGGCGCGGAGCGGGAGGTGGTGCTGCCGCGCGGGTCCGTCCACGTGGTACCGCGCGGGGTGGCGCACCGCCCGTCGTCGCCGGGCGGCGCGTCGATCCTGATGTTCGAGCCGTCCGGCACGTCCAGCGTCGGTGACCGGCACGACCCGGTGCCCGAGCACGTGGACGCCACCACCGGGCACCCGCTCTGA
- a CDS encoding class I SAM-dependent methyltransferase: MNVERVRDAYASVADLYIELFGTSQQVHADDLAFIGRHLSIQPGKVLDVGCGPGHITGYLRSLGADATGIDMVPEFIAHARAAHPHGRYQLGSMTSLDVEDDSIAGILAWFSLIHLPPQDLDGVLAEFRRVMTPAGTLVVGFFDGDEVGAFDHKVVTAYRWPADEISERLARAGFTEVERQHRPSDGTHRPYAAIAAALGQR; the protein is encoded by the coding sequence GTGAACGTGGAGCGGGTTCGGGACGCGTATGCCTCCGTCGCAGACCTCTACATCGAGCTGTTCGGCACGAGCCAGCAGGTACACGCCGATGACCTCGCCTTCATCGGGCGACATCTGTCGATCCAGCCCGGGAAGGTGCTCGATGTGGGCTGCGGACCGGGCCACATCACCGGGTACCTCCGGTCGCTGGGCGCCGATGCGACGGGGATCGACATGGTTCCCGAGTTCATCGCCCACGCGCGGGCCGCCCATCCGCACGGTAGATACCAGCTCGGGTCGATGACGAGCCTGGACGTCGAAGACGATTCCATCGCCGGCATCCTGGCCTGGTTCTCGTTGATCCACCTACCGCCCCAGGACCTCGACGGGGTACTCGCCGAGTTCCGGCGGGTGATGACTCCAGCCGGCACCCTCGTGGTCGGCTTCTTCGACGGCGACGAGGTCGGCGCCTTCGACCATAAAGTCGTGACGGCCTACCGCTGGCCCGCTGACGAAATCTCCGAGCGGTTGGCGCGCGCCGGCTTCACGGAGGTCGAGCGCCAGCATCGGCCCAGCGATGGCACCCACCGGCCGTACGCCGCGATCGCGGCGGCATTGGGTCAGCGGTGA
- a CDS encoding DUF1062 domain-containing protein, with amino-acid sequence MDCRSESATTGEGRFRVNANGKLLDVWLLVRCVSCDRTSKLTVHERTPARSFSPAELHGYHVNDPELVATRLLDPSLARRNRFALDWTGAWRLDTPSTWLDEAWPVQVRVVFEEPVPVRPERLIAQGLGFSRNEVLRRIKCDIPLRRTTSTGFTFTVMAAD; translated from the coding sequence GTGGACTGCCGATCGGAGTCGGCCACCACCGGCGAGGGCAGGTTCCGCGTCAACGCCAACGGCAAGCTGCTGGACGTGTGGCTGCTGGTCCGGTGCGTGTCCTGCGATCGGACGAGCAAGCTCACCGTGCACGAGCGAACGCCGGCCAGATCCTTCAGCCCGGCCGAGTTGCACGGCTACCACGTCAACGATCCGGAACTGGTGGCGACCAGGCTGTTGGATCCGTCGCTCGCCCGGCGCAACCGCTTCGCCCTGGACTGGACGGGGGCCTGGCGGCTGGACACCCCGTCGACCTGGCTCGACGAGGCGTGGCCGGTCCAGGTGCGGGTCGTCTTCGAAGAACCGGTACCGGTGCGCCCGGAACGGCTCATCGCGCAAGGTCTCGGGTTCAGCAGGAACGAGGTGCTGCGCCGGATCAAGTGCGACATTCCGCTGCGCCGTACGACGAGCACCGGATTCACCTTCACCGTGATGGCCGCGGACTAG
- a CDS encoding helix-turn-helix domain-containing protein produces the protein MSRVPRPPLDGLIDDLYYLEGAPPYARLMLPPMPAALLIVNLGAPFRIRAGTDIETAEYADGCVVTMPTRAFEFGYPPETRSVGVHFKPWGLAPFLPMPATELCDRPVTVEQVWGRPAIAELRDRLATADEPHEMLTLLEEELIRRLCETAGLGLVRHTSSVIAATSGAVAIGDLRAAAGVSSTHLAQRFKELIGVTPKRLARTYRFTATVFAINPAGPIDWGDLAGGAGYFDQAHFGHDFRAFTGLTPTRYIEVRRRFLREHPGHVLDGWPLPAD, from the coding sequence GTGTCCAGAGTGCCGCGACCGCCGCTGGACGGGCTGATCGACGACCTCTACTACCTGGAGGGTGCGCCGCCGTACGCCCGGCTGATGCTGCCGCCGATGCCGGCGGCGTTGCTCATCGTCAACCTCGGGGCGCCGTTCCGCATCCGCGCCGGCACCGACATCGAGACGGCCGAGTACGCCGACGGCTGCGTGGTCACCATGCCCACCCGCGCCTTCGAGTTCGGCTATCCGCCGGAGACCCGGTCAGTCGGCGTGCACTTCAAGCCGTGGGGGCTGGCGCCGTTCCTGCCGATGCCCGCGACCGAGCTGTGTGACCGGCCGGTGACGGTAGAGCAGGTTTGGGGCCGGCCCGCCATTGCTGAGCTGCGAGACCGGCTGGCCACGGCGGACGAACCGCACGAGATGCTGACGCTGCTTGAGGAGGAGCTGATTCGACGGCTGTGCGAGACCGCCGGCCTGGGGCTGGTCCGCCATACGAGCAGCGTCATCGCGGCGACCAGCGGGGCGGTGGCGATTGGCGACCTGAGGGCGGCAGCCGGTGTCAGCAGCACTCATCTGGCGCAGCGGTTCAAGGAGCTCATCGGCGTCACGCCGAAGCGGCTGGCCCGCACCTACCGCTTCACCGCCACCGTGTTCGCGATCAACCCCGCCGGACCGATCGACTGGGGCGACCTCGCCGGTGGCGCCGGCTACTTCGACCAGGCCCACTTCGGCCACGATTTCCGGGCGTTCACCGGGCTCACGCCGACCCGGTACATCGAGGTCCGGCGGCGGTTCCTGCGCGAACATCCCGGCCATGTGCTGGACGGCTGGCCGCTGCCGGCCGATTGA
- a CDS encoding helix-turn-helix transcriptional regulator — protein sequence MRASRLVSLLLLLQTRGRMTAQELADALEVSVRTVYRDVESLGAAGVPVYADRGPAGGYRLLDGYRTRLTGLTADEAQALFLTGMPGPAAELGLGSVLATAELKLRAALPAELADRGERIRQRFHLDAPTWFREPEPTPHLAALARAVWEDRRVEVRYRRWKAPREVTRLLAPLGVVLKAGRWYLVADAGGDVRTYRVGAILELAVLDEHFDRPEDFDLGRCWQEHADRYERGVYRAEATVRMTAAALELTGYVFPPAMARAARAAAGPPDEHGWLRTTVPIESVRHGHIELLKLGAEAEVLAPAELRERFVGTARALAALYPPEPGAAGARAGRGGGSGGPEPAPGEAVRR from the coding sequence GTGCGCGCGAGTCGGCTGGTGTCTCTACTGCTGCTCCTGCAGACCCGGGGCCGGATGACCGCGCAGGAGCTGGCCGACGCCCTGGAGGTGTCGGTGCGCACCGTCTACCGGGACGTCGAGTCGCTCGGCGCCGCCGGCGTCCCGGTCTACGCCGACCGTGGGCCGGCCGGCGGATACCGCCTGCTGGACGGCTACCGGACCCGGCTGACCGGGCTCACCGCCGACGAGGCGCAGGCGCTGTTCCTGACCGGCATGCCGGGCCCAGCGGCCGAGCTGGGGCTCGGCTCGGTGCTGGCCACCGCCGAGCTGAAGCTGCGCGCCGCGTTGCCGGCCGAGCTGGCCGATCGGGGCGAGCGGATCCGGCAGCGGTTCCACCTCGATGCGCCGACCTGGTTCCGGGAGCCGGAGCCGACCCCGCACCTGGCCGCGCTGGCCCGGGCGGTGTGGGAGGACCGCCGGGTCGAGGTGCGCTACCGGCGGTGGAAGGCGCCCCGGGAGGTGACCCGGCTGCTCGCGCCGCTCGGCGTGGTGCTCAAGGCCGGCCGCTGGTACCTGGTCGCCGACGCCGGCGGCGACGTGCGCACCTACCGGGTCGGCGCGATCCTCGAGCTGGCCGTCCTCGACGAGCACTTCGACCGGCCGGAGGACTTCGACCTGGGCCGTTGCTGGCAGGAGCACGCCGACCGCTACGAGCGCGGGGTCTACCGGGCCGAGGCGACGGTACGGATGACCGCGGCGGCGCTGGAGCTGACCGGGTACGTCTTCCCGCCGGCGATGGCCCGGGCGGCGCGGGCGGCGGCTGGCCCGCCCGACGAGCACGGCTGGCTGCGCACCACGGTGCCGATCGAGTCGGTCCGGCACGGCCACATCGAGCTGCTGAAGCTCGGCGCGGAGGCGGAGGTGCTGGCTCCGGCGGAGCTGCGGGAGCGGTTCGTCGGCACCGCCCGCGCGCTGGCCGCGCTCTACCCGCCGGAGCCCGGAGCCGCCGGCGCCCGGGCCGGCCGCGGGGGCGGGTCCGGCGGTCCGGAACCCGCCCCCGGGGAAGCGGTCAGGCGTTGA
- a CDS encoding tyrosine-type recombinase/integrase — MVDGRAGPILRNTHGRRMDPHTASRRLKHLGHAAGIRMPRMHPHMLRHTFVTTMLDAGVSLRDVQTAARHADPSTTMRCDRARKNVDRHHNHILAAYMASRTIAGTRGSAGDSAPDLAARTFLQAGFLR; from the coding sequence ATCGTCGACGGGCGTGCCGGACCGATCCTGCGCAACACCCACGGCAGGCGGATGGACCCGCACACCGCCAGCCGCCGGCTCAAGCACCTCGGCCACGCCGCAGGGATCCGAATGCCGCGGATGCACCCCCACATGCTGCGCCACACCTTCGTCACCACCATGCTCGACGCCGGCGTCAGCCTCCGTGACGTCCAGACCGCCGCCCGCCACGCCGATCCGTCAACCACCATGCGCTGCGACCGAGCCCGCAAGAACGTCGACCGCCACCACAACCACATCCTCGCCGCCTACATGGCCTCCCGGACCATAGCCGGCACTCGCGGCTCGGCCGGCGACAGTGCGCCGGATCTCGCTGCGAGAACTTTCTTGCAGGCCGGCTTTCTACGATGA
- a CDS encoding MarR family winged helix-turn-helix transcriptional regulator — protein MSARDQVDRHVERWLPVLPDLDPDIEGAVTRMQFLTRHLRTVKQRVLATLDLQGHEYDTLHALAGRGGRAAPSDLARDLAMAPASVTARVDTLARRGFVRRIPSAVDRRRVDVELTDAGRAAWRGAMDVRGAEERRLLAALDPEQRRLLADLLRRVVLVAERPAD, from the coding sequence ATGAGCGCCCGCGATCAGGTCGACCGGCACGTGGAACGGTGGCTGCCGGTCCTGCCCGACCTCGACCCCGACATCGAGGGCGCGGTCACCCGGATGCAGTTCCTCACCCGGCACCTGCGCACCGTCAAGCAGCGGGTGCTCGCGACGCTCGACCTGCAGGGCCACGAGTACGACACGCTGCACGCCCTGGCCGGGCGCGGCGGCCGGGCCGCCCCGTCCGACCTGGCCCGCGACCTGGCCATGGCGCCCGCCTCGGTCACCGCCCGGGTGGACACGCTGGCGCGGCGGGGGTTCGTCCGGCGCATCCCGTCGGCCGTCGACCGGCGCCGGGTCGACGTCGAGCTCACCGACGCCGGCCGGGCCGCCTGGCGGGGCGCCATGGACGTGCGGGGCGCGGAGGAGCGCCGGCTGTTGGCCGCCCTCGACCCCGAGCAGCGGCGGCTGCTGGCCGACCTGCTGCGTCGGGTGGTGCTGGTCGCCGAGCGGCCGGCCGACTGA
- a CDS encoding dihydrofolate reductase family protein produces MGKVVMYSSVSVDGFIADENDQPGPLFDWLSSGDVPLDSSGELTVSQTSYDYTRAYWDQIGATVVGRHVFDLTDGWDGKPPGGVDHVVVVTHRPEPEGWDPAAPFHFIDGVEAAVAKAQELAGDRVVEVAAGDVGGQVLAAGLVDEVRMDVVPVVFGSGKRYFGSVHAQHLLEDPDVVIQGNRVLHLRYRVRR; encoded by the coding sequence ATGGGCAAGGTAGTCATGTACAGCTCGGTGTCGGTGGACGGCTTCATCGCGGACGAGAATGACCAGCCCGGACCGCTGTTCGACTGGTTGTCCAGCGGCGACGTCCCGTTGGACTCCAGCGGCGAGCTGACGGTGTCGCAGACGTCCTACGACTACACCCGGGCGTACTGGGACCAGATCGGGGCGACAGTCGTCGGCCGCCACGTCTTCGACCTGACGGACGGCTGGGACGGGAAGCCTCCAGGCGGGGTCGACCACGTGGTCGTCGTGACGCACCGGCCGGAGCCCGAGGGCTGGGACCCGGCGGCGCCGTTCCACTTCATCGACGGTGTCGAGGCAGCCGTGGCCAAGGCGCAGGAGCTTGCGGGTGACCGCGTGGTCGAGGTCGCCGCTGGCGACGTCGGTGGCCAGGTGCTTGCCGCGGGCCTGGTCGACGAGGTGCGCATGGACGTCGTACCCGTCGTGTTCGGGTCCGGCAAGCGCTACTTCGGGTCGGTCCACGCGCAGCACCTGTTGGAGGATCCTGACGTGGTGATTCAGGGCAACCGGGTGCTTCACCTGCGCTATCGGGTGCGCCGTTGA